One window of Cohnella hashimotonis genomic DNA carries:
- a CDS encoding carbohydrate ABC transporter permease translates to MSRKTEWGRGLVHLTLLLLAVVCIVPLLLVVSASFSDETAIAEYGYTIIPKSISLYAYRYILSNPSQIFSAYEVTIIVTIVGTALSLLISSCLAYALSRRDFAYRRGFAFFIYFTMLFNGGLVPSYMLVTQTLHLKNSLGSLILPYLIVPWFVLLLRTYFSEIPEPLLESAKLEGAGELRILWNIVLPLSLPAIATVGLFIILMYWNDWYLALLYLDDSHKFPLQYLLYTIMQNLSAIKANPMPGMAIHLPGENTRMAIAVLATGPILFVFLFVQRYFVAGLKVGAVKG, encoded by the coding sequence ATGAGCCGCAAAACCGAATGGGGCCGAGGGCTCGTTCACCTGACGCTGCTTCTTCTCGCCGTCGTCTGCATCGTTCCGCTGCTTCTCGTCGTATCGGCATCGTTCTCGGACGAGACCGCGATCGCCGAATACGGCTATACGATCATACCGAAATCGATCAGCTTGTACGCGTACCGCTACATTCTGTCGAATCCGTCGCAAATTTTTTCGGCCTATGAAGTGACCATTATCGTCACGATCGTCGGCACTGCGCTCAGCCTGTTGATCTCGTCCTGCCTTGCTTATGCGCTGTCCCGACGGGACTTCGCGTACCGGCGCGGCTTCGCGTTTTTTATTTACTTCACGATGCTGTTCAACGGCGGACTCGTGCCGAGCTATATGCTGGTCACTCAAACGCTGCATTTGAAAAACAGTCTGGGCTCGCTCATTCTTCCGTACCTCATCGTACCGTGGTTCGTGCTGCTCCTTAGAACCTACTTTTCCGAAATACCGGAGCCGCTCCTCGAGAGCGCCAAACTGGAGGGGGCCGGGGAGCTGAGAATCCTGTGGAACATCGTGCTTCCGCTGTCGCTCCCGGCAATCGCCACCGTCGGTTTGTTCATCATTTTAATGTATTGGAACGACTGGTATCTGGCGCTTCTGTATCTGGACGACAGCCACAAGTTCCCGCTCCAATATTTGCTGTACACGATCATGCAGAACTTGTCCGCGATCAAAGCGAATCCGATGCCGGGAATGGCGATTCATCTGCCCGGCGAAAACACCAGGATGGCCATCGCCGTCCTCGCTACCGGACCGATCCTGTTCGTTTTCTTATTCGTACAGCGGTACTTCGTGGCAGGGCTGAAAGTCGGCGCGGTCAAAGGATAA
- a CDS encoding ABC transporter substrate-binding protein: protein MKRAKQWQGLVLSACMAGTMMLAGCGNNNGENSAGSETAKASASAGASVSATASASTPSAASLAPVELSWYVPGTPQKDTELVEAEIDKYLKDKINATVKIKFIDWSSFEQKINAMTATGENLDLVFTASWFNNYITNAGKGAYLPLNDLLDQYGPHLKEKFGKYLPSAQVNGKLYAIPYNISAMALQRGIDVSKELADKYKFDPSGIKKLEDFEPLYAQIVQNEKGIIPVGMDNNQRSYLAMYTLPYMFIDNKLPGAVKQGDDSLTVVNQYETPEFKQYVERMRSWNEKGFINKDSVSLKDSDTPLKAKKFAGIVDNAAPGWDVSFKNNYGFDIYQVTTTEPEITTSGIFSSMTAISKTSKNPERAMMLLDLVNSDPALLNLFAFGIEGKHYTVVDGSSDIKIIKRPDGVTAETNGYDLNGGGWLFADPWMLYDYSPDRVAQVEAQKAFVDTAKLSPILGFVFNPDAVKTQVASVTAIFDQYMPALGSGSLDTDKALAEFTDKLNKAGAKEIVQEMQRQIDAWKTQK, encoded by the coding sequence ATGAAAAGGGCGAAGCAATGGCAAGGGCTGGTCTTGTCCGCATGCATGGCAGGAACGATGATGCTGGCCGGCTGCGGCAACAACAACGGAGAGAATAGCGCAGGTTCGGAGACTGCAAAGGCATCGGCGTCCGCAGGGGCTTCGGTAAGCGCGACCGCATCCGCTTCAACGCCGTCCGCGGCCAGTCTGGCACCGGTGGAGCTGTCCTGGTACGTTCCCGGCACGCCGCAAAAAGATACCGAGCTGGTGGAAGCGGAGATCGACAAGTATCTGAAGGACAAGATCAACGCAACCGTCAAAATCAAGTTCATCGATTGGAGCTCCTTCGAGCAAAAGATCAACGCGATGACGGCGACGGGGGAGAATCTAGACCTTGTCTTCACGGCGTCGTGGTTCAACAATTACATTACCAATGCCGGCAAAGGCGCTTATCTCCCCTTGAACGATCTGCTCGATCAGTACGGCCCGCATTTGAAGGAGAAGTTCGGCAAGTACCTGCCCTCCGCGCAAGTCAACGGCAAGCTGTACGCGATTCCGTACAACATCAGCGCGATGGCGCTGCAGCGCGGGATCGACGTCAGCAAGGAGCTGGCCGACAAGTATAAGTTCGATCCGAGCGGCATTAAGAAGCTGGAAGACTTCGAGCCGCTGTACGCGCAGATCGTACAGAACGAGAAAGGGATTATCCCCGTTGGCATGGACAACAACCAACGCTCTTATCTGGCCATGTATACGCTTCCTTATATGTTCATCGACAACAAGCTCCCGGGCGCCGTCAAGCAAGGCGACGACTCGCTTACGGTCGTCAACCAATATGAGACGCCGGAGTTCAAGCAATACGTGGAGCGGATGAGAAGCTGGAACGAAAAGGGCTTCATCAACAAGGACTCCGTCTCGCTGAAGGATTCCGATACCCCGCTGAAGGCGAAGAAATTCGCCGGCATCGTCGACAATGCCGCGCCGGGCTGGGATGTGTCGTTTAAAAACAATTACGGCTTCGATATTTATCAGGTCACGACGACGGAGCCCGAGATCACGACGTCCGGCATTTTCTCCAGCATGACCGCCATCAGCAAAACGAGCAAAAATCCCGAAAGAGCGATGATGCTGCTGGACCTGGTGAACTCGGACCCCGCGCTGCTCAACCTGTTCGCGTTCGGGATCGAAGGCAAGCATTACACGGTCGTCGACGGTTCCTCGGACATCAAGATCATCAAGCGGCCGGACGGCGTCACGGCGGAGACCAACGGCTACGATCTGAACGGCGGCGGCTGGCTGTTCGCGGATCCGTGGATGCTGTACGACTACAGCCCGGACCGCGTCGCGCAGGTCGAGGCCCAGAAGGCGTTCGTGGACACTGCGAAGCTGTCGCCGATCCTCGGCTTCGTCTTTAATCCGGATGCGGTGAAGACGCAGGTGGCGAGCGTCACGGCGATATTCGATCAATATATGCCCGCGCTCGGATCGGGCTCTCTCGACACGGACAAGGCGCTCGCCGAGTTCACGGACAAGCTGAACAAAGCAGGCGCCAAGGAGATCGTACAGGAAATGCAGCGGCAGATCGATGCCTGGAAAACGCAAAAATAA
- a CDS encoding AraC family transcriptional regulator: MRFLNRSYSMYKKMILYISVLIAVVLFVQSLILNRNFEKIGSRMTFDSNVNMLSQISYSANYMNDAVRSFAATIYSDPNNLPLRYAPSANPEEIYGQLQIIDTMVNQSPYIYSVYIYNGEQDRFYSSKTGTIVDADHFPDQDLAQLIEQNLLPADYQFSPIPRQIPLNSYNGANRLATNVLTYLICDRYSDSGRIQSAIVINVKVDYLTGLIKELKNKGSSLSNDVAIVTGGGLISDGLHADAEQAGPLGKASMQRVAGSTEKSGYFKAGSGKDSKLITYVSSDILDWKFVSATPFQEIVKDINKIRLVTYFACVVIAAIGLVLAYFLSKHLYSPLRRVIGTVGSAVNADPAGEQISEIEFLSRVFMDNIESAKSLKIAKNENDYRLKQQELRHLLTDRSLSPEQIEKTFLRLHVGLLPRSPLFVCHFAIDDLDAFQRRFSLRDQELFRYMVGNVSGEMIDGQFRHEFVVLGDRQLILISQSRSDDAVSAYSQVPGLMRCIQEWFAEKTGLSLTVAIGYLVPDVSEIHSAYNNAVELSKYRFIYGHRSILTPEAADAVSAEAFERPISLERQLDESLSAGKLDDCIRHYSDIVRHISRYSYDDVASYLLYFCYLIYMKVNDLESKGYDKLPLEIQPFTQEIVACETLEQVNVKFMEMFASIAEVVKQKKFKRKNALAEKIIHILETDYRNKGLCQEGVASDLNVSKDYVGRIFKETYAQSFGEYLNEIRLNRAAQLLSTTKKNIAEIAEEIGWENKNYLYTLFKAKFGMTTSEYRTKYGL; this comes from the coding sequence ATGAGATTTCTGAACCGTTCCTACAGCATGTACAAGAAGATGATTCTCTACATTTCGGTTCTGATCGCCGTCGTTCTTTTCGTGCAATCTCTCATCCTGAACCGGAATTTTGAGAAGATCGGATCCAGAATGACGTTCGATTCGAACGTTAATATGCTGTCCCAGATCAGTTACAGCGCGAATTATATGAACGATGCGGTGAGAAGCTTCGCCGCCACCATCTATTCCGACCCTAACAATCTTCCGCTGAGATACGCGCCATCGGCCAACCCGGAAGAGATATATGGACAGCTCCAGATCATCGATACGATGGTCAACCAGTCTCCCTATATTTATTCCGTATACATATATAACGGCGAGCAGGACCGGTTTTACTCCTCGAAAACGGGCACGATCGTCGACGCCGATCATTTTCCGGATCAGGATCTGGCGCAGCTGATCGAGCAGAATCTGCTGCCGGCCGATTATCAATTTTCGCCGATTCCCCGGCAAATTCCGCTTAACAGCTACAACGGGGCGAACCGGCTGGCTACGAACGTGCTGACCTACCTCATCTGCGATCGATACTCCGACAGCGGACGCATTCAGAGCGCCATCGTCATCAACGTGAAGGTGGACTACCTGACGGGTCTGATCAAGGAGCTGAAAAATAAAGGCTCGTCCCTGTCCAACGATGTCGCGATCGTCACCGGCGGCGGTCTCATCAGCGACGGATTGCATGCCGATGCGGAGCAGGCAGGGCCGCTCGGCAAGGCTTCCATGCAGCGGGTCGCGGGCAGCACGGAGAAGTCCGGCTACTTCAAAGCCGGTTCCGGAAAAGACAGCAAGCTCATTACCTACGTTTCCTCGGACATTTTGGACTGGAAATTCGTAAGCGCTACGCCTTTTCAAGAAATCGTCAAGGACATTAACAAGATCAGGCTGGTCACCTACTTCGCTTGTGTCGTTATCGCCGCCATCGGGCTGGTGCTTGCTTATTTTCTGTCCAAGCACCTGTACTCCCCGCTGCGCCGGGTGATCGGCACGGTCGGCAGCGCGGTCAACGCGGATCCGGCCGGGGAGCAGATCAGCGAGATCGAATTTTTGTCCCGGGTGTTCATGGATAACATCGAATCGGCCAAATCGCTGAAAATCGCCAAAAACGAGAACGACTACCGGCTAAAGCAGCAGGAGCTTCGCCATCTGCTCACCGATCGCAGCCTGAGTCCGGAACAGATCGAGAAGACGTTCCTTCGTCTGCATGTCGGCCTGCTCCCGCGCAGTCCGCTGTTCGTCTGTCATTTTGCGATCGACGATTTGGACGCGTTCCAGCGCCGATTCAGCTTGCGGGACCAGGAGCTGTTCCGGTACATGGTCGGGAACGTGAGCGGCGAGATGATCGACGGGCAGTTCCGCCACGAATTCGTCGTCCTGGGCGATCGCCAGCTGATCCTGATCTCGCAGAGCCGGTCGGACGATGCCGTGAGCGCGTATTCGCAGGTGCCGGGGCTGATGCGATGCATTCAGGAATGGTTTGCCGAGAAAACCGGTCTGTCGCTGACGGTGGCCATCGGCTATCTGGTACCCGACGTATCGGAGATCCACTCCGCTTACAACAATGCCGTTGAACTGTCCAAGTACCGTTTCATCTACGGACATCGATCCATATTGACGCCGGAGGCTGCGGATGCCGTCAGCGCGGAGGCTTTCGAGCGGCCCATCAGCCTGGAGCGCCAGCTGGACGAGAGTCTGTCCGCGGGCAAGCTGGACGACTGCATCCGCCACTATTCGGATATCGTCCGGCACATCTCGCGTTACTCGTACGATGACGTCGCTTCCTATCTGCTCTACTTTTGCTACCTGATCTATATGAAAGTCAACGATCTGGAGTCCAAGGGCTACGACAAGCTGCCCCTCGAGATCCAGCCGTTCACGCAGGAGATCGTCGCCTGCGAGACGCTCGAGCAGGTTAACGTCAAGTTCATGGAAATGTTCGCGTCGATCGCCGAGGTCGTGAAGCAGAAAAAGTTCAAACGAAAGAATGCATTGGCGGAAAAGATCATTCACATTCTGGAGACGGATTACCGCAATAAAGGCTTGTGCCAGGAAGGCGTCGCCAGCGATCTGAACGTATCGAAGGACTACGTGGGCCGCATATTCAAGGAGACGTACGCCCAGTCCTTCGGCGAGTACCTGAACGAAATCAGGCTGAATCGGGCGGCTCAGCTGCTCAGCACGACCAAAAAGAACATCGCCGAGATCGCCGAGGAGATCGGCTGGGAAAATAAAAATTACTTGTACACGCTGTTCAAAGCCAAGTTCGGCATGACGACAAGCGAATATCGAACCAAATACGGCCTGTGA
- a CDS encoding alpha-L-rhamnosidase, whose amino-acid sequence MEQDSGCPFETVSLTCEYAVNPIGIEEKHPQLGWAMTHKERGQRQTAYRIVAASSTGLLEADRGDLWDTGKIESALSCGIAYGGKALGSGEACYWKVKVWDADGREGLFSHMASFEMGLLEPGDWKGGWIGPAGGWNGASVLLRKAFRLENRAVKARAYVAGIGYFELRLDGSKVGDHVLDPGPTDYGKRVFYVAFDVTDRLYAGDHAIGLILGNGWYGAPKARIQLNIELEDGSREQITTAWDWDKGWHIAQGPIVSNSIYGGETYDARLEKEGWDTADYDMARYNHRANGWITASATDGPGGALVPQTMEPIRVMGELEPALSRLPGDKVQVYDFGQNMAGWAKLTVLGERGAIVKMRYAETLHDDGFVDQDNLRLAEATDTYILRGGGAEVYAPRFTYHGFRYVQVEIAAGQAQVEGIVAQIVRSSVFAAGDFACSDELVNRLHRNVWWTEASNLHGMPTDCPQRDERMAWLNDATARAEEAFYNFDMSRFYPKWLDDIADTQDERTGAIADTAPYRWGFRPADPVASCYLTIPLMLYGHYGNKNALRRHYEGMKAWNRYLEEEAEDFIVRRSYYGDWASPVVDCEPNGEGDGAVSQHTPGALVSTAHFYWNATLLARAADILERPDEASRFAALADSVKQAFNAAFLEEQTGRYAGGGQGPASIALRFGLVPEERAAAVLADLVVDIADRYDYHLSTGNQCTKHMLETLAERGQIETAYRLVTQTTYPSWGFMIQNGATTVWERWELDIGNTMNSRNHPMHAHVGSWLYKYVAGIGLAQDAQGFDRVRIKPYPAGDLAFAGASMHTVKGVVAVRWQREEGTFTMRVELPANAGGTVCLPVPEGEWEIREERGPIWQAGRYVEGTAGVYGCAPKDGYAELAVGSGSYVFMVRKMNARERSS is encoded by the coding sequence ATGGAACAAGACAGCGGTTGTCCGTTTGAAACGGTGTCGTTAACGTGCGAGTACGCGGTCAATCCCATCGGGATTGAAGAAAAGCACCCGCAGCTCGGCTGGGCGATGACGCATAAAGAGAGAGGCCAACGCCAGACAGCATACCGGATTGTCGCGGCGAGCTCGACCGGGCTGCTGGAGGCGGACCGCGGCGACTTGTGGGATACCGGCAAGATCGAGTCGGCGTTGTCCTGCGGCATCGCGTACGGCGGGAAGGCGCTCGGCAGCGGCGAAGCCTGCTACTGGAAGGTGAAGGTCTGGGATGCGGACGGACGCGAAGGTTTATTCAGCCATATGGCTTCCTTCGAAATGGGGCTGCTTGAGCCGGGAGACTGGAAGGGAGGCTGGATCGGTCCGGCCGGCGGCTGGAACGGCGCGTCGGTGCTGCTGCGCAAGGCATTTCGACTGGAGAATAGAGCGGTGAAGGCCAGGGCGTACGTGGCGGGGATCGGGTACTTCGAGCTGAGGCTGGACGGCAGCAAGGTCGGCGATCATGTGCTCGATCCGGGTCCGACCGACTACGGCAAGCGGGTGTTCTATGTAGCCTTCGACGTGACGGATCGCTTGTATGCCGGCGACCATGCCATCGGGCTCATCCTGGGCAACGGCTGGTACGGCGCGCCGAAGGCGCGCATTCAGCTGAATATCGAGCTGGAGGACGGCTCGCGGGAGCAAATCACTACGGCGTGGGATTGGGACAAAGGCTGGCATATCGCGCAAGGCCCGATCGTAAGCAACAGCATCTACGGCGGGGAAACATACGACGCCAGACTGGAGAAGGAAGGCTGGGATACTGCCGATTACGATATGGCCCGGTACAATCACCGGGCGAACGGATGGATTACCGCATCTGCGACGGACGGTCCGGGCGGCGCGCTCGTCCCGCAGACGATGGAGCCGATCCGGGTGATGGGGGAGCTGGAGCCGGCCTTGAGCCGGCTGCCAGGAGACAAGGTGCAGGTGTACGATTTCGGCCAGAACATGGCCGGCTGGGCGAAGCTCACCGTGCTCGGCGAGCGCGGCGCAATCGTCAAGATGAGGTATGCGGAGACGCTGCATGACGACGGCTTCGTGGATCAGGACAACCTCAGACTGGCCGAAGCGACGGACACTTACATCTTGCGCGGAGGTGGAGCGGAGGTTTACGCGCCCAGATTTACGTATCACGGCTTCAGATACGTGCAGGTGGAGATCGCTGCGGGGCAGGCGCAGGTCGAGGGAATCGTCGCCCAGATCGTGCGTTCCTCCGTCTTCGCAGCGGGGGATTTCGCATGCAGCGACGAGCTGGTTAACCGGCTCCATCGCAACGTCTGGTGGACGGAGGCAAGCAATCTTCACGGCATGCCGACGGATTGTCCGCAGCGGGACGAGCGGATGGCCTGGCTCAACGATGCGACTGCGAGAGCGGAGGAGGCGTTCTACAACTTCGACATGTCGCGGTTTTATCCGAAGTGGCTGGACGACATCGCGGATACGCAGGACGAACGGACAGGCGCGATCGCCGACACGGCGCCTTACCGCTGGGGCTTCCGGCCGGCCGATCCGGTGGCGAGCTGCTACCTGACGATTCCGCTGATGCTGTACGGGCATTACGGAAACAAGAACGCGCTGCGGCGGCATTATGAAGGGATGAAGGCTTGGAACCGCTATTTGGAGGAGGAAGCGGAAGATTTCATCGTGAGGCGCAGCTATTACGGCGACTGGGCTTCGCCCGTCGTCGATTGCGAGCCGAACGGCGAAGGCGACGGTGCGGTCTCGCAGCACACGCCGGGCGCGCTGGTCTCGACGGCGCACTTCTATTGGAATGCGACGCTGCTGGCCCGTGCGGCGGATATTCTGGAGCGGCCGGACGAAGCGTCGCGATTCGCGGCGTTGGCGGACAGCGTCAAGCAGGCCTTTAACGCCGCATTTCTGGAAGAGCAGACGGGCCGGTATGCAGGCGGAGGCCAAGGCCCGGCCAGCATCGCGCTCCGGTTCGGACTGGTGCCCGAAGAGCGGGCCGCCGCCGTTCTGGCCGATCTGGTCGTCGATATCGCCGATCGTTACGACTATCATTTGAGCACCGGCAATCAGTGCACCAAGCATATGCTCGAGACGCTGGCCGAGCGCGGACAGATCGAGACGGCTTACAGGCTCGTGACGCAGACGACGTATCCGAGCTGGGGCTTCATGATCCAGAACGGCGCGACGACGGTATGGGAGCGATGGGAGCTGGATATCGGCAATACGATGAATTCGCGCAATCATCCGATGCACGCCCATGTCGGCTCGTGGCTGTACAAGTATGTGGCCGGCATCGGCCTCGCGCAAGACGCGCAAGGGTTCGACCGGGTCCGGATCAAGCCTTATCCGGCGGGAGATCTCGCATTTGCAGGCGCTAGCATGCACACGGTCAAAGGGGTGGTCGCCGTCCGGTGGCAGCGAGAGGAGGGAACCTTTACGATGCGGGTCGAGCTGCCGGCCAATGCCGGCGGCACGGTCTGTCTGCCCGTTCCCGAAGGGGAGTGGGAAATTCGAGAGGAGCGCGGCCCGATCTGGCAGGCGGGGCGGTACGTGGAAGGAACGGCGGGCGTCTATGGCTGCGCGCCGAAGGACGGCTACGCCGAACTTGCGGTCGGCTCGGGCAGCTATGTTTTCATGGTACGAAAAATGAACGCGAGGGAGCGGTCTTCATGA
- a CDS encoding sugar phosphate isomerase/epimerase family protein — protein MNKYAVILGNLGNTRDRFLSSGYKDQPDQAAMLRQAAEIDGIQGVELVGSWDITDSTVEEVGDLLDKNNLQCVSIIPDLFAQKRWGGGSFAAKSASVREQALEETMKMAELARKLKCPLINVWPGQDGYDYPLQGNFPQERAWLQEGLAKACAAYPDLRFSLEYKVKEPRTHSYLARAADTLLTAVGTALPNVGVTIDTGHSIMAGENMADAAVLLQQTGNRLFHMHFNDNYRAWDDDMIVGSIHFVEYIELLYWLKTTGYEGWYSMDQYPYREDGQGAVRESVRFLQGIERMLDDAAMDEIGELIREGNAVKSTAWFRSKVFNLQ, from the coding sequence ATGAACAAGTATGCAGTCATTCTCGGCAATCTGGGGAACACCCGGGACCGGTTCTTAAGCTCGGGCTACAAGGATCAGCCGGATCAGGCGGCGATGCTGCGCCAGGCGGCCGAGATCGATGGGATCCAAGGCGTGGAGCTTGTCGGGAGCTGGGATATTACCGATAGCACCGTCGAGGAGGTCGGGGATCTGCTCGACAAAAACAACCTGCAATGCGTATCGATCATTCCCGACTTGTTCGCCCAGAAGCGGTGGGGCGGCGGAAGCTTCGCGGCCAAGTCCGCGTCCGTCCGGGAACAGGCGTTGGAAGAGACGATGAAGATGGCGGAATTGGCGCGAAAATTGAAATGCCCGCTGATCAACGTCTGGCCGGGACAGGACGGCTACGATTACCCGCTGCAAGGGAATTTCCCGCAGGAGAGAGCCTGGCTGCAGGAAGGCTTGGCCAAGGCGTGCGCCGCCTATCCCGACCTCCGCTTCAGCCTCGAATACAAAGTCAAAGAGCCCAGGACGCACAGCTACCTGGCTCGCGCGGCCGATACGCTGCTGACCGCCGTCGGCACGGCGCTGCCGAACGTCGGCGTGACGATCGATACCGGCCACTCGATCATGGCGGGCGAGAACATGGCGGATGCGGCCGTTCTGCTGCAGCAGACGGGGAACAGGCTGTTCCACATGCATTTCAACGACAACTACAGAGCCTGGGACGACGATATGATCGTAGGCTCGATTCATTTTGTCGAATATATCGAGCTGCTCTACTGGCTGAAAACGACCGGTTACGAGGGCTGGTACTCGATGGATCAATATCCGTACAGGGAAGACGGCCAGGGCGCGGTTCGGGAAAGCGTGCGGTTTCTGCAGGGGATCGAGCGCATGCTGGACGACGCGGCGATGGACGAGATCGGGGAATTGATCCGGGAAGGCAATGCCGTCAAGTCCACGGCCTGGTTCCGCAGCAAGGTATTTAACCTACAATGA